Proteins co-encoded in one Brassica rapa cultivar Chiifu-401-42 chromosome A02, CAAS_Brap_v3.01, whole genome shotgun sequence genomic window:
- the LOC103854608 gene encoding uncharacterized protein LOC103854608, whose product MGKTRGMGPGRSSRKRRPPYRSLFRPLSVGERGLQRKRLAALSRMKNTLGSKVSLPNQSDKSLKRTDQTTLVSGTDIQGKLSSDVVASTSKPQTSSSSLVGMKKTLGSQVSLLRCSTCMQIIQSDKSLKGSSDQDQTTLVSQIDIQDQTTLVSGIDIQEKSSSDVVASTSKPQTPSPSLVGMKKTLGSQVSLLRCSTCMQIIQSDKSLKGSSDQDQTTLVSQIDIQEKLSSDIVSSTSKPHQGKHLRSSSKMHKPKAFLKKKKKKKSSRKAVSTT is encoded by the exons ATGGGAAAGACTCGGGGCATGGGACCAGGGCGTTCTTCACGCAAGAGGAGACCACCTTACCGTTCTCTATTCCGACCTCTCTCAGTCGGAGAAAGAGGCTTACAACGAAAGAG ATTGGCCGCACTGAGTCGCATGAAGAATACACTCGGCTCTAAAGTCTCGTTGCCTAACCAATCAGATAAGAGCCTGAAGAGAACTGATCAGACCACTCTTGTCTCCGGAACTGATATTCAG GGAAAGTTGTCGTCTGATGTTGTTGCTAGCACCTCGAAGCCTCAGACGTCATCATCAAG TTTGGTCGGGATGAAGAAAACACTAGGTTCTCAAGTCTCGTTGCTACGTTGTTCTACCTGTATGCAAATAATCCAGTCCGATAAGAGTCTAAAGGGATCTTCTGATCAGGATCAGACCACTCTTGTCTCCCAAATTGATATACAG GATCAGACCACTCTTGTCTCAGGAATTGATATTCAG GAAAAGTCGTCGTCTGATGTTGTTGCTAGCACCTCGAAGCCTCAGACGCCATCACCGAG TTTGGTCGGGATGAAGAAAACACTAGGTTCTCAAGTCTCGTTGCTACGTTGTTCTACCTGTATGCAAATAATCCAGTCCGATAAGAGTCTAAAGGGATCTTCTGATCAGGATCAGACCACTCTTGTCTCCCAAATTGATATACAG GAAAAGTTGTCGTCTGATATCGTTAGTAGCACCTCCAAGCCTCATCAAG GTAAGCATCTCCGATCAAGTTCAAAGATGCACAAGCCCAAAGCTTttctaaagaagaagaagaagaagaagagctcaCGCAAAGCTGTATCCACCACCTAA
- the LOC103854611 gene encoding nardilysin-like isoform X1: MEKRLVNCRGKRNLIQGVKEQAYAISLSPPVSETYDINHPDGSDKVYKSIVLHNKLTVLLISDPSAASNSAAMSVKFGSFDDPSDMQGLAHLIEHMVFSGSTIDGGENDFKDFVGMHGGDVFANTEPEYMGFSFTIVKDHFKAALEMFANMFNEPLMDIERFKKEMKTLNSEFESNKYKDTSRMEQLFSHTSPENHPFNRFTWGNNQSFSGHEPQALRDCALKLFRSHFVGASMKLVIIGSEAVDELEDLVIVYFSNLKRWRKTNFVFPEYNDRLWKHGVSYTLESLEDAQSMKISWIIPPISLSHI; encoded by the exons ATGGAAAAAAGACTTGTAAATTGCAGAGGTAAAAGAAATCTCATCCAA GGAGTTAAAGAACAGGCTTACGCTATTAGTCTTTCTCCTCCTGTTAGCGAAACCTATGATATAAATCATCCAGATGGTAGCGACAAAGTCTACAAGTCCATCGTCCTTCATAACAAGCTCACTGTTCTTTTAATATCTGACCCATCTGCTGCAAGCAACTCTGCTGCAATGAGTGTGAAGTTTGGATCTTTTGATGATCCAAGTGATATGCAAGGACTAGCCCACCTGATAGAACACATGGTTTTCTCTGGTTCAACTATTGATGGTGGAGAAAACGAT TTCAAGGACTTTGTGGGGATGCATGGTGGTGATGTTTTTGCTAACACGGAACCGGAATATATGGGTTTCTCTTTTACGATTGTAAAAGATCATTTCAAAGCTGCGTTGGAAAT GTTTGCCAATATGTTCa atgaaCCTCTAATGGATATTGAACGTTTTAAAAAAGAGATGAAGACACTCAATTCAG AGTTTGAATCTAACAAATATAAAGACACCAGCCGGATGGAACAATTATTTTCTCATACCTCTCCAGAAAATCATCCATTCAACCGGTTCACATGGGGCAACAATCAATCCTTCTCTGGCCATGAACCGCAAGCCCTCCGTGACTGTGCTTTGAAGCTGTTCCGAAGTCACTTCGTAGGAGCTTCCATGAAGCTCGTTATAATCGGTTCAG AAGCTGTAGATGAACTTGAAGATTTGGTCATTGTGTATTTTTCCAATCTTAAACGTTGGAGAAAgactaattttgtatttcctGAGTATAATGATCGTCTTTGGAAGCATGGCGTTTCTTACACACTTGAGTCTTTAGAAGATGCCCAGAGTATGAAGATTTCTTGGATAATTcctcctatctctctctctcatatcTGA
- the LOC103854611 gene encoding nardilysin-like isoform X2 produces MSVKFGSFDDPSDMQGLAHLIEHMVFSGSTIDGGENDFKDFVGMHGGDVFANTEPEYMGFSFTIVKDHFKAALEMFANMFNEPLMDIERFKKEMKTLNSEFESNKYKDTSRMEQLFSHTSPENHPFNRFTWGNNQSFSGHEPQALRDCALKLFRSHFVGASMKLVIIGSEAVDELEDLVIVYFSNLKRWRKTNFVFPEYNDRLWKHGVSYTLESLEDAQSMKISWIIPPISLSHI; encoded by the exons ATGAGTGTGAAGTTTGGATCTTTTGATGATCCAAGTGATATGCAAGGACTAGCCCACCTGATAGAACACATGGTTTTCTCTGGTTCAACTATTGATGGTGGAGAAAACGAT TTCAAGGACTTTGTGGGGATGCATGGTGGTGATGTTTTTGCTAACACGGAACCGGAATATATGGGTTTCTCTTTTACGATTGTAAAAGATCATTTCAAAGCTGCGTTGGAAAT GTTTGCCAATATGTTCa atgaaCCTCTAATGGATATTGAACGTTTTAAAAAAGAGATGAAGACACTCAATTCAG AGTTTGAATCTAACAAATATAAAGACACCAGCCGGATGGAACAATTATTTTCTCATACCTCTCCAGAAAATCATCCATTCAACCGGTTCACATGGGGCAACAATCAATCCTTCTCTGGCCATGAACCGCAAGCCCTCCGTGACTGTGCTTTGAAGCTGTTCCGAAGTCACTTCGTAGGAGCTTCCATGAAGCTCGTTATAATCGGTTCAG AAGCTGTAGATGAACTTGAAGATTTGGTCATTGTGTATTTTTCCAATCTTAAACGTTGGAGAAAgactaattttgtatttcctGAGTATAATGATCGTCTTTGGAAGCATGGCGTTTCTTACACACTTGAGTCTTTAGAAGATGCCCAGAGTATGAAGATTTCTTGGATAATTcctcctatctctctctctcatatcTGA